The nucleotide sequence TCCGATGGACCGCTTGATCGACGCGGTCAACAACCTGCTGAACCAGGATTGATCGACGTGCCGTGCTTGCCGACCGATGCTCAAAGTCACCACTGGCTGGGTTGGGCCGGCGTGTGTGGCGGATTGGCGGTGTTGATCGGGGCATTCGGTGCCCACGGATTGCCCGATCACTTATCCGCAATGGGTTTGGACCAGGCTTTGATCCAACGCCGCTTGGATCAATTCGATGTGGGGGCCCGCTATCACTTGGCTCACGCGGTCGCCCTGCTGGCATTGTCGGCTTTGCCCACAAGCCGACGTCACGCCTGGACCGTGCGTTGGGCTTACCGGCTGATGTGGGCCGGTGTCCTCCTATTTTCCGGCAGCCTATACCTACTGGTGTTGACCAACACCCCATGGTTGGGCGCGATCACTCCGCTTGGCGGTTTGGCATGGATCGCCGCATGGACGCTGTTGGCAATCGCCGGATTTTTCCCCGTCCGAAATGGTGACCAACATCACCGCAAAACACAGACAATTGCACCGGAGCCGGATTCGGCGGAAAGCCGGTCGGGAGCCCCACGTTGACGGAGACCGATATGTCGACAGCGGAAACCATTGAGTATCCGGCGAATTGGACTCGTCGGCATTTGCTGGATTTGGAAAGCCTGTCGTCCGAAGAGATTGTCATTCTGTTGGACACGGCGGATAAGCTGAAACGCATGACCGATGGTTGTCGGCGTAAACTCTCATTGCTGACCGGCTTGACTTGTGCCAACTTGTTTTTCGAGAACAGCACACGGACGCGAAACAGTTTCTCTCTGGCGGCAAAGCGTCTGGGCGCCGACACGGTGGAATTCAGCAGCGCCGGCAGCAGCGTTGCCAAAGGCGAATCGTTTGTCGATACCGCAAAGACCATCGAATCGATGGGTGTCGACTGGGTGGTCACACGGCACAGCACGCCGGGCACGCCCCATCTGTTGTCTCGTGAACTGGACTGCAGCGTCTTAAACGCCGGCGATGGCCCCCATGAACATCCGACCCAGGGCCTTTTGGATATGCTGACGATCCGCCAGCATCGCGGACAAATCGCCGGCTTGACCGTTGCCTTGGTCGGCGACATCGCTCATAGCCGAACCGCTCGCAGTAACATCTGGGGCCTGAAAAAACTGGGGGCACATGTCATCATCTGTGGCCCACCGACGTTGGTCAGCCAACGTTGGTCGGAATTGGGATTCGAGGTTTCCTACAGCTTGGACGAAATCCTTCCCCGATGCGATGTCTTGAACCTGCTGCGGATCCAATTCGAACGCCAATCGGCACGGCCATTTCCCAGCGTTCAAGAATACGCGGCGTTGTATGCGATGACGGGTGATCGTGTGCGTCGATCCAAAGACGGGATTCTGATCATGGCACCCGGGCCAATCAATCGCGGCGTGGAAATCACTCCGGAAGTCGCCGACGGACCGCACAGTGTCATCTTGGAACAAGTCAACAACGGGATCGCGGTACGGATGGCGGCACTTTGGCTTTTAGCCGGGAAACAAGAGGTCTGATCAACGATGACAGCTTTGCTCATTGAAAACGGCCGATTGGTTGATCCGTCGGTCGGATGGGACGGACCCGCCCGCTTGCTGGTCGTCGACGGAATCGTCGCAGCCATCGATCCGTCCGACGGCGACATCCCCCAAGGCGCCGATCGCATCGACGCGTCCGGACAAATCGTTGCACCGGGGCTGGTCGACTTGGCAGCGGAACTTCGAGATCCGGGACGTGAAGAAGACGAGTCCATCCAAACCGGAAGCGATGCGGCGTTGGCCGGCGGATACACGTCCGTACTGTGCAGCGCCAGCACATCGCCGGTCATCGACACGCCAGCGGCAGTGGAACTGGTCCGACAGAAATCCGCACAAGCTAGCGGCGTCCGAGTCCACGTGATCGCGTGCCTCAGCAAGGGCCGCGAAGCGGATCAGATGGCGGAACTCGGTTTGCTGTCGGATGCCGGCGCGGTCGCGTTCAGCGATGCGCCTTACCCGATGCCCAACGATGCCTTGCTGAAGCGTGCGTTGGAGTACTGTCGGATGCTGAACAAGCCGATTTTTGATCGTCCGGAAGTTCCCGTGCTGGCCAGTAGCGGCGTGATGCATGATGGCCAGGTATCCCTTGTCCTTGGGCTTCGCGGTCTACCGACTGAAGCGGAAGACTTGGCGGTCGCACGAGACGTCCGCTTGGCCGAGGCGACCGGCGGATGGTTGCACGTCGGACCGGTCAGCACGATGGGTTCGATCGACTTGCTGCGACGCGTTAAATCACGCGGCGTCCAGGTCACCGCCTCGTCCTGTCCGCACAATCTGTTCCTGACCGATTCTGAATTGCGGTCGTACGATTCCCGCTTCAAGGTTCACCCGCCACTACGCAGCCCGCGACATGTCGAAGCATTGCGTTTGGCGATTGCCGACGGAACGATCGATGCGATCGTCAGCGGCCACATGCCACGCGCAACGGAAAAGAAATCCAACGATCTGGATCGAGCGCCGTTTGGCGCTGCAGCTTTAGAAACCTCGCTATCAAGTGTCGCAACATTCATGGTCCGCCCCGGACACCTGACATGGGCAGACGCGATCGACCGTCTGTCGACCGCACCGGCACGCATCGCCGGGATCAATGCCGGTGGCCTCTCGGTGGGGCAAGCCGGCGATATCGTGATCTTTGATCCCAGCGCTCAGTGGACCGTTGACGGATCAAAGTTTCGATCGCGATGCAAGAGCAGCCCGCTTGATGGAAAGCAACTTGAAGCATTGGTGACCCGCACGATTGTCGGTGGTCAGGTCAAATTTGCTCGCAGTTGAATGCGGCCCGCCACTTCACGAACGCCGATGCATCGCTGCAACGGCTGACGATTAACGACCTGAATCCCGGTTGCCATCTCATACTGCCATCCATGCCATGGGCATGTCACGCACGGATTGCCGTCGACATCATGTCCTACATGCCCCTCGGCAATCGGTCCACCCTGGTGCGCGCATAGGCCATCCAAAGCGTATAAGCGACCATCGACCCGAAAGATTGCCACGACGCAATCACCAAAGACGACCTCCTTCGCAGACGCATCGGGAAGGTCCGATGAAGCCAGCACGTCGGTCCACGAGTCGTCGGATTGCTGAGTCTCGCTGGGTTTCATTGCTTAATGGCCTTTGCCGTCGTCGATATTGATTCGCGTCCGAATCTAAACCGCCACCTCCCACCCAATCCAGCCCCTTTTCATTTGGTGCCACCCACCTTTTGAATACTCACATTAGCAGCGTTTCCCGCCCACGCATCGCCGCCCCCCGGCCCAACACTTGCATCGGCCATTTCTTGACCAACAATCTTCACTCGAGAAGCGACAACGACGGTCAATTATCTCGCCGGGCGCGCATCGCCACCCCAGAGTCACCAAACGAGAAGATCGTGAAGGCTATTCGAGCGGGACGGGTCAGCAAAAGAAGGCTGCAACGGCACCCTGACCGCGATACCATCGCCTTCCAGAATTCTCTGCATCAGCCTTCATCGCTTTCGGGCTTCCTGCACACCCAGATCGCCCGAAGTATCGCTGCCAATTCCAAACCAATTCCGACCACATTTCCGCTTCAATACCTCGATGCCGCAATGCTCGAGCAACATCCTTGGGAACCGATTGCCGCCCACGCATGGACTCTCGTCCGGCACTTGCCGTCCACCGCAGCAGTCGCATGTATTCTCGCAAGGAAAGATTGAGATAGCCGCTGTTGCTGCACCGCAATCCTTCGCGATGGACCTCCGGGTCATTGGCCAGCTTGCCAGCATCAAGCGACAGATTTGCCAGCCAAGCGTCGCGCCGGATCCTTCGACCGGATGACGAACGCTGTTTAGCTTTCTTCGCTCGACGCAGCTTCTCAGCCGGAACTTCGAGCGACTGTCCACTCGCATCACTCACAGGAACCGGTTGTAAATCAAAGGCTGCGGAATTGATTTGCTTGCCCTTCGCTGCTTCGATTCGATCATAGGCCGAAGTATGCGGAACGCAGTCCGGCGAATCACCGACCGCGGCCCGAACTGGATTTAGATCCACATACATACTGCACGCCAAAAGCCCGGCTTCATCGACAATTCGCTGTGCCTTGAAACGCCCCTCCCAAAACCTTCCGGTACAGTCGTCCTGACGATTTGCCATCCGCGCAATAGGTTCGGCCAGCGCACGCATGAACCAGGAAATATCAGAAAGCCGGTTGCGAATTTCTTGCAGTCTTGGCTTATCCCGACACAACCGCTGCACCTCCGCCTCCGTGGGTTCGCCAAGATGCTCCTCCAGTCGCCGGCCCGGAAAGACCTTCAGCCAGCGAATCGCCGCTTCTTCATCTGCCCAAGAAGCTACAACATCGGGGCGATTACGCAAAATCAGATGCAAATGATTGCTCATGATTGCGTAAGACAACACGTCGATCCCGAAAGCGGAAGCCAACGCCTCCATACGTCTGCGGATCCATTCCTTTCGATACGAATAATCGCATCCACTCACCGGATCAGCGCCTGCCAAGAACGCTCGGCGAACGCAGCGTTGCACCACGTGAACCACACAGACCTCTTGGGCAACGAACTGTTCCGTACGCTTTGCACGTGGCACGATCATTCCTCCCATCAAAACGAAAACCGAAGCGTATCTAGTACAGCGAACCGAAACAATAGGTGGGTGGCACATTCTTGGATAGGTGGGTGGCACTTTTTAGGGAGGGGTTGAGAGGTGTGAAAAACGCTACACTGCCGCAGACGCGATTTCACCCGATCGAAAAAAGGAATCAATCGATGAATTTCACGGCCATTGCTAATCTTGGTCGCCCACGGAATCATTCTCCGTTCGCTCTTTTGCGAAGCCGCAAACGTGTTCTCCTGCCCATCACCAGGGCCTCCTTGGCGGCTTTCCTTGCCTGCATGACTTGCCTGTCGTTGCCCGCGGCTGCCCAGGACTCCGATGCGGCTACCAATCAGACCGCCCAATCATCCGACGGTAATTCGCCGAACCAAGACGAAACATCGATCATGAAAGTCACTGAAATCGAGGGCATCACCGAATACCGGATGGACAACGGCGTCAAAGTCTTGCTGTTCCCCGATCCCTCCAAAGAAGTGGTGACCGTCAACATGACGGTCTTCGTCGGATCGCGGCACGAAGGCTATGGCGAAGCCGGCATGGCGCACCTTCTGGAACACATGTTGTTCAAAGGCACTCCCTCGCACCCCAACGTTCCAAAGTCGCTTCAAGATCGTGGTGCTCGATTCAACGGCACGACCTGGCTAGACCGAACCAACTACTACGAAACGCTACCCGCCAGTGACGAGAACCTGGAGTTCGCTCTCAAACTGGAATCGGATCGCTTGGTCAACAGCCTCATTCGTGGCGAAGACCTGGAAAGCGAAATGACCGTGGTGCGAAGCGAATTTGAGCAAGGCGAAAATTCGCCCGTCCGTGTGCTGATGCAACGCATGCAAGCGGCTGCCTATGAGTGGCACAACTACGGCAGAACGACAATCGGAAACCGCAGTGACATCGAACGAGTCCCGGTCGTTCGCCTTCGCCGCTTCTATCGAAAGTTCTATCGACCCGACAACATCATGGTGGTCGTCGCCGGCAAATTTGATCCGGATACCGCGATCGAGATGCTGCAAAAGACATTCGGCAAATTACAGGTTCCTGATTCGCCGATTGACGACACCTACACCGTTGAACCCGCTCAAGACGGCGAAAGAACCGTCGTCCTACGCCGTGTGGGTGACGTCCAATGGGCAGGTTCCGCCTACCATGTCCCTGCCGGCAGCCATCAAGATTATGCCGCGGTCGCCGTGCTGCAGTACATCCTGGGCGATGAACCATCGGGGCGTTTGTACAAATCGCTGGTCGAAACGGAATTGGCCAGCAACGTCTACGCCATGGTAAACGGGCTGTACGAACCAGGACTATTCAAAGTCCTTGCCGAAGTCCCCAAAGATCAGTCGATCGAGGAAGCTCGTTTGAAGTTGATCGAAGTGATGGAACGTTCGTTCACAGAATCGCCCGTCACCGAAGCTGAACTGGACCGTGCCGTTCAAAATCTTCTGAAACAGCGTGAATTACAAGCTGCCGACAGTGACCGTATCGCGGTGGCCCTCAGCGACTGGGCCGCTCAAGGTGACTGGCGACTGTACTTCCTGTTCCGCGACAACTTGGAAAAGCTGACCATTAAACAAGTGCAACAGGTCGCACAAACGTATTTCATTCGCGACAACCGAACCGTGGGCTTGTTCATCCCGACCGATGAAGTACAGCGAGTCACCGTCCCGGAATCTCCGGACTTGGCGACCGTGCTGGATGGTTACAAAGGCCGCGAAGCCGTATCCCAGGGCGAACAATTCGATCCGGATCCCTTGGCCATCCAGGCTCGGGTGCAACAGGGTGAATTGACCGGAGGAATCGAATACGCACTGCTACCCAAAAAGACGCGAGGCGAATCGGTCGTCCTGCAACTTCGATTGCGTTTCGGGACGGGACAAACCTTAAACGAACGACGTGGTGCGGTGGAATTACTGGGTCTGGCAATGGCTCGAGGCACCGAAAAACTTGACTACCAGGAACTTCAGGACGAACTGACTCGCCTGCGTGCCGAACTTTCCATGTTCAGCCAGATTGGTCAATTGAATGTTCAAGTCCAAACCAAACGCGAGTTCGTCCCAGAAGTCATTGCATTGATCGGCGACTTGGTCCGCCATCCGCGTTTTGACTCCGACGAATTGGAAGTCATTCGGCGTCAGATTTTGACGAGCCTGGAACAAAACATGAACGATCCCGGATCACAAGCCGCGAGAGCCGTGCAACGTGCTTTGTCACCGGACGATCCGTCAAACATTCGATACGTGCAAACACTCGAAGAAGAGATTGCCATGTACGAATCGGTGACGATCGATGAGATCCGCGAGTTGTACAACGAGTTCCTGGGCAATCAGGCCGGCCAATTGATTGCCGTCGGAGACTTTGAACCCGAAGCCATCGTCGACGGGTTTTCTTCGTTTCTGACCGACTGGAAAAGTGATGAGCCGTACGAACGAATCGGGCGGTCGACGATTGTGCTTGACAGTGCACTTCGCCCGATCATCGAAACTCCCGACAAGGAAAACGCAGTCTTGTACGGCGGCCAGCAGTATGCGCTGTCCGACACTTCGGACGAATACGCTGCTTTGGTCTTGGGCAACTTTATCCTGGGCAGCAGCGGGCTGAGCAGTCGCCTGGGCGATCGCGTCCGACAACAAGAAGGCCTGTCATATGGTGTGGGAACCGGATTGACCGCCTACGCAAAAGACGAGCTTGTCAGCCTGACGCTGTACGCAATCACGAATCCCACGAACCGCGAGAAGATCGTGGAAGTGATCACCGAGGTCATCAATGACCTAAGAGAAAATGGTGTGACAGAGGATGAATTGCAAAGAGCGAAGACCGCCTACCTGCAAAAACAACGTGTGGGTCGAACGCAAGATCGAAATCTGGCCGTTCTGCTAGGCAACAACCTGTTCTATGACCGCACGATGGAGCACCAAGCTCGCTACGAACAACAGATTGCCGATGCCAGCTTGGAACAGGTCAATCAAGCGATTCGAAACCACATTGATCCTGAAAAGATGATCATCGCCTTGGCCGGCGACTTTGCAGGAGCGGAAGTCACCGCCCCCTAAATCGCATCTTTGACTGCGGCGATGAATCATCCCATTGCCGCTATCAAAACGAATGGCAAACGCAATGCCGCTGCTTGGGTCCGCCAAGGACTCACGCAGCGGCTTTCTTCTATCCCCGACGTCAAACGTTTTGCGAACCTTCATCGGAGGCCTTTGCGCCGGCAGTCGCCAAGAACCTAGTCAATGCGATCGACGCCTCCGCTTCCTCGCTGACAACGTGATCGGCGCCGACAGATTTCAGTTTCGGCAACGTTGCTTGATACCGGCACCGGACAACAATCAACGCTTGTCGATTCAATTGACGAATCTTTCGTACGGTGCGAATCGCAACGGCATCGACTGGCACGCAAACGGCGACCGCAAAGCAACGATCGACTTCGGCAAATTGCAATGTTTGTGCTTCCGTCGCATCGCCACAAACGGTGCGAAACCCTTCCTGGGCAAATGCGTGCAAATTGATTTGACTTAAATCAACCACACAAACATCTTTGCCTTCGATTTCCCACTGCGATGCGACCTGCCGACCAATGGGGCCGGCACCAATCACGGCCACGCGATGGCTTTCACGGCGCGGCGCCACGTCCGTGACCTGACCGCTGTCCATCTCCGTTTCATCACGTGTCCAACGAAACCCGAGCTTCATCAGCGGTGGTGTCAACAACAATGTGCCAACGGCCAGAGCTACGATTTTCTCATAGGCCGAGTGGCTGACGACCCCCGATTCGTATCCCAAAAGCGCGAGCACGAACGCAAATTCCCCCACATGCGCAAGACCAATTCCCATTCCGATCGCGGGTCGAATCGCTAACCCCGTCAGCCGCAGCGCGATGGTCGCGGCAACCGCTTTGACTAGCACCAAAGCCACAAAGGCGGTCAACATTCCCCAGGGTTCACGGGCCAATAGCGCTGGGTCCAAAATCATCCCCAAGCCGATAAAAAACACGGCCGAGAATGTTTCGCGAAATGGCAAGACCAGGGCGTCGATCTGACGAGACCACCGGTTTCCGTTGAAAATCAATCCGGCCGCGAACGCACCAACCGCCGGAGGCAGACCGACCAAGTGTGCGGCCCAGGTCACCGCCCCCAAAACCACGATCGTGAACAAAATCACCAACTCGGGGCTTCGGTATCTTGCCAACGTCGGGATCAACCACTGGCCGATGACGTATCGCATCGCGACCACCATCGCCAGAAACCCGACGGACATTGTTGCCAACAGAATGTACTGTCCGAATCGAACAGCTTCGCCGTCACCGGTCAACAACGGCACCAACAGAAGCAATGGCACCAGTGCCGCGTCTTGAAAAAGCAGAATACCGATCGCGCGGCGACCGGGTGGACGATGTGCTTGCCCCCATTCCGAAAGGGCTTTGAAAACCAGCACCGTCGAACTGAATGCCAACGCCGAAGCCACCAAGACCGCCGAGCGCCAATCTTGGCCATTGGCGATCAACCATGCCGAAATCGGTCCGCCCACCAACAGCATTTGGACCGACCCGCCGACCAACAGATTTCGTCCCAATCGACGAAGGTCACCCAGCGAAAATTCTAACCCGATGGTGAACAACAACAGAAACACGCCGCCTTCGGCGATGTGCGCCAACTCTGCTCGTTCGTCGACGACCCAGCCTGTGACACCGGGTCCAAGCAAGACGCCGACCAACAGATAGCCCACCAGCACGGACACGTTAAGCAACCGACAAAGCAGTCCGGCGGCCAAGCCGGCCGCCAAAATGATCATCAGGTCATGTATCAGTGCTTCGGTCATTCGATTGCATTGAAATCAAGGTGGAGCAGACACTGCATCGAGCAGACTAACATCCACCTTGTTCCCTGCGAAGGATTGTCCGAATCGGATTTTGGGGTCTCAAGCGGCAACGTCCGAGGCGACTTCGACCCATTGTCCGTTGTCCGACAATCGGAACGACTGCTGCCCTTCGATCGCGACCAAATTCAGCCATCGATTTTCGATCCAAGTGCGAACATCATCGTGGGATGCCAACACCCGATCGACCACCGACCGCGAAGCATAGAACACGGCCAACAGCCGCAAGGGTTCATGGGCGTATCGGCTGCCATTATGTAACGACTGCCAAGCCAAACCGTTCATCAAATCACCACCGTTGCCCGACTGAACGCCGAAGCCCCCGACGACGTTGTGGACAGTTTTGTTGCCGCTTCCGAAATGTCGATTGTCCACGACCGAGGCGTAGTACTGCATGTTGATGCTGTGCGCGACCACCAGCGGACCGGCCACCAAATTGTTTAACAGTTCGCCATCCGGGTCGCTTTCGGCGTCGTATTCGTGCAGGAAGACACGACCGTTCAGGTCCGCCGACCGAGTTCGTTCGCGTGGACCAAAAACGATCGCGGCATTCCCGGCCAAGCCCCATTCGGGTCGCACTTCGCCCCAGTCCAGCGAACGCCGGAGTGAATCACCGTCCGCCCCCGGTTCCCGCCAGGTTATCTGTCGTTCCCGACGAGTCGCCTTGCACGCGACTTTGATGGCATCCTTCACTTGACTGAGTTGCGATTGCAATTGCGATGGGATCGAATCGGCATCCACCAGACGAATGTGATCGGTGGTCGTTTCGTGGACAGCCGCCAGCACAACGGTGGACGACGGAATACAGACGCCACGTTCGCTGAGAGCTTCACGAACATCAGGTCGATTCAATAGCGCGGCCGCCACCCTGGCATTCACTTCGCCGGAATGCCCGCCGCAAGCACCGCACTGCAACGTCGCGGCAACGGGATTGTTCGTCGTGTGGCTTTCGTGTCCGCACAGGATCAACAAATCGCTGATCGGTTTGCCGACCAACCCCAATCCCCGAATCAACCCTTCGGCCGCATCGATCCATGCTTGCTGGCATGCGGTGTCCAAGTCGGACATCGGGGCCACCGGTTCGGTCCCGCAGGCTGCGTGCGATTGCGAGCCCTGCTTCGGTTGCAGCGTTGGCAATACGGTTTGTCCAAACAGCTTCGGTAAAAACGAAAGCCCCAGTGATTCGACGAACGCGAATCCGCCCAGTGCCGTGTCTTTCAAACTGCTCAGCCACGATTGGTTCTTTCGCTGTTGAATCGCCACATGCCTTTGCCAAGCCAATTCGTCGGCATTCGCACCGCGATGGCCTTCGAAGACCCGCAGCGATGGCCGCAGCAAGAACGGAACCTGTGGCTTTGCGGCTTCGGAATCCAGCGGCACGTAGTCGATCGGCATTCCAAAGAAACCGGCAAACCCAAGCGTTTGCACCTGAGCATTGCTGGATTCGAGGTGTCGGCGAAGTCGTTCGCTTCGCACGTCAATACAAAACGCAATCTGTGCGATGGGCGTTTCATCTGGTTTCGGATTGGTTTGGTCGCTGTCGGCATGCTGCGATGTCTGATCCGTCTGACCGTTTTGGTTCACCAGTGCTGGCGGGTGCCCGGTCGATGAAAGCTGGCCAAGCAATTCCCGCTGGAACGTCAATTCTGTCGCCCGCAGCATCAAATACCGCAGCTTGACCTCTTCCAGCGATTCATGGACCGATGCTGCAAAACGCCCGACTCGATCGTCCGCAATGTTATCCCAGCTGACGCGATAGGATTCGGAATCTGCGATTGCGGCTTCGTAGGCCAGATGAATCGCCAACAAATCGATCAACTCGTCGGGTTCACCCGCGTGTCCATACTGTTGCGACTGGAATTTCACCCAACCGTACCACCCCGGCATTTGAAAGACCAAACACAACAAATAGGTTTCCCACCATCGTTGGGGAACCCGCAGGAGTTTCAAACAATGGACGATCGCCGCTTTGGGCGACGGTGGAAGCAACGAAACGAATTCGCGAAAATCCTTCACCCCAAGCACTTCGACCGTGCGATCGATCCGCGCCAAGCTGTGCCACGATTGATACAACGTCAGGTTTCGACATGGCATCGACCACAATGATGTCCCGCGATCGTAATAGGCCGGGACATGCTTGCCGATTTCGTCAATGACGGTCCGCTCGTAATCCGTGCCCATTTGCCGATCCAACAACTCGGACATGCTGCGCACGCGTCGGTCGGGGTTGGGAATGGACAGCGGAATGTCAATCCGGTCCGCCGCGTCCGCATCGGCGGGTCGCGGTGGAACCGACCGAAGCTTTTCA is from Crateriforma conspicua and encodes:
- a CDS encoding YbcC family protein, producing the protein MSQADSAQQSGLSVATEATTRLHPAEQFRDLVQRIFDVIAPVWPLDDYVAVNPYVGISERRFLNARGFLRVFSESETLMPLQYYADLFRDGQVGRQAIADALDELRTDGVEDDAPWAVDELIEKLRSVPPRPADADAADRIDIPLSIPNPDRRVRSMSELLDRQMGTDYERTVIDEIGKHVPAYYDRGTSLWSMPCRNLTLYQSWHSLARIDRTVEVLGVKDFREFVSLLPPSPKAAIVHCLKLLRVPQRWWETYLLCLVFQMPGWYGWVKFQSQQYGHAGEPDELIDLLAIHLAYEAAIADSESYRVSWDNIADDRVGRFAASVHESLEEVKLRYLMLRATELTFQRELLGQLSSTGHPPALVNQNGQTDQTSQHADSDQTNPKPDETPIAQIAFCIDVRSERLRRHLESSNAQVQTLGFAGFFGMPIDYVPLDSEAAKPQVPFLLRPSLRVFEGHRGANADELAWQRHVAIQQRKNQSWLSSLKDTALGGFAFVESLGLSFLPKLFGQTVLPTLQPKQGSQSHAACGTEPVAPMSDLDTACQQAWIDAAEGLIRGLGLVGKPISDLLILCGHESHTTNNPVAATLQCGACGGHSGEVNARVAAALLNRPDVREALSERGVCIPSSTVVLAAVHETTTDHIRLVDADSIPSQLQSQLSQVKDAIKVACKATRRERQITWREPGADGDSLRRSLDWGEVRPEWGLAGNAAIVFGPRERTRSADLNGRVFLHEYDAESDPDGELLNNLVAGPLVVAHSINMQYYASVVDNRHFGSGNKTVHNVVGGFGVQSGNGGDLMNGLAWQSLHNGSRYAHEPLRLLAVFYASRSVVDRVLASHDDVRTWIENRWLNLVAIEGQQSFRLSDNGQWVEVASDVAA
- a CDS encoding Rieske (2Fe-2S) protein, with the protein product MKPSETQQSDDSWTDVLASSDLPDASAKEVVFGDCVVAIFRVDGRLYALDGLCAHQGGPIAEGHVGHDVDGNPCVTCPWHGWQYEMATGIQVVNRQPLQRCIGVREVAGRIQLRANLT
- a CDS encoding dihydroorotase: MTALLIENGRLVDPSVGWDGPARLLVVDGIVAAIDPSDGDIPQGADRIDASGQIVAPGLVDLAAELRDPGREEDESIQTGSDAALAGGYTSVLCSASTSPVIDTPAAVELVRQKSAQASGVRVHVIACLSKGREADQMAELGLLSDAGAVAFSDAPYPMPNDALLKRALEYCRMLNKPIFDRPEVPVLASSGVMHDGQVSLVLGLRGLPTEAEDLAVARDVRLAEATGGWLHVGPVSTMGSIDLLRRVKSRGVQVTASSCPHNLFLTDSELRSYDSRFKVHPPLRSPRHVEALRLAIADGTIDAIVSGHMPRATEKKSNDLDRAPFGAAALETSLSSVATFMVRPGHLTWADAIDRLSTAPARIAGINAGGLSVGQAGDIVIFDPSAQWTVDGSKFRSRCKSSPLDGKQLEALVTRTIVGGQVKFARS
- a CDS encoding DUF423 domain-containing protein — its product is MPCLPTDAQSHHWLGWAGVCGGLAVLIGAFGAHGLPDHLSAMGLDQALIQRRLDQFDVGARYHLAHAVALLALSALPTSRRHAWTVRWAYRLMWAGVLLFSGSLYLLVLTNTPWLGAITPLGGLAWIAAWTLLAIAGFFPVRNGDQHHRKTQTIAPEPDSAESRSGAPR
- a CDS encoding transposase, whose protein sequence is MPRAKRTEQFVAQEVCVVHVVQRCVRRAFLAGADPVSGCDYSYRKEWIRRRMEALASAFGIDVLSYAIMSNHLHLILRNRPDVVASWADEEAAIRWLKVFPGRRLEEHLGEPTEAEVQRLCRDKPRLQEIRNRLSDISWFMRALAEPIARMANRQDDCTGRFWEGRFKAQRIVDEAGLLACSMYVDLNPVRAAVGDSPDCVPHTSAYDRIEAAKGKQINSAAFDLQPVPVSDASGQSLEVPAEKLRRAKKAKQRSSSGRRIRRDAWLANLSLDAGKLANDPEVHREGLRCSNSGYLNLSLREYMRLLRWTASAGRESMRGRQSVPKDVARALRHRGIEAEMWSELVWNWQRYFGRSGCAGSPKAMKADAENSGRRWYRGQGAVAAFFC
- a CDS encoding aspartate carbamoyltransferase catalytic subunit, which translates into the protein MSTAETIEYPANWTRRHLLDLESLSSEEIVILLDTADKLKRMTDGCRRKLSLLTGLTCANLFFENSTRTRNSFSLAAKRLGADTVEFSSAGSSVAKGESFVDTAKTIESMGVDWVVTRHSTPGTPHLLSRELDCSVLNAGDGPHEHPTQGLLDMLTIRQHRGQIAGLTVALVGDIAHSRTARSNIWGLKKLGAHVIICGPPTLVSQRWSELGFEVSYSLDEILPRCDVLNLLRIQFERQSARPFPSVQEYAALYAMTGDRVRRSKDGILIMAPGPINRGVEITPEVADGPHSVILEQVNNGIAVRMAALWLLAGKQEV
- a CDS encoding cation:proton antiporter encodes the protein MTEALIHDLMIILAAGLAAGLLCRLLNVSVLVGYLLVGVLLGPGVTGWVVDERAELAHIAEGGVFLLLFTIGLEFSLGDLRRLGRNLLVGGSVQMLLVGGPISAWLIANGQDWRSAVLVASALAFSSTVLVFKALSEWGQAHRPPGRRAIGILLFQDAALVPLLLLVPLLTGDGEAVRFGQYILLATMSVGFLAMVVAMRYVIGQWLIPTLARYRSPELVILFTIVVLGAVTWAAHLVGLPPAVGAFAAGLIFNGNRWSRQIDALVLPFRETFSAVFFIGLGMILDPALLAREPWGMLTAFVALVLVKAVAATIALRLTGLAIRPAIGMGIGLAHVGEFAFVLALLGYESGVVSHSAYEKIVALAVGTLLLTPPLMKLGFRWTRDETEMDSGQVTDVAPRRESHRVAVIGAGPIGRQVASQWEIEGKDVCVVDLSQINLHAFAQEGFRTVCGDATEAQTLQFAEVDRCFAVAVCVPVDAVAIRTVRKIRQLNRQALIVVRCRYQATLPKLKSVGADHVVSEEAEASIALTRFLATAGAKASDEGSQNV
- a CDS encoding M16 family metallopeptidase; the protein is MTCLSLPAAAQDSDAATNQTAQSSDGNSPNQDETSIMKVTEIEGITEYRMDNGVKVLLFPDPSKEVVTVNMTVFVGSRHEGYGEAGMAHLLEHMLFKGTPSHPNVPKSLQDRGARFNGTTWLDRTNYYETLPASDENLEFALKLESDRLVNSLIRGEDLESEMTVVRSEFEQGENSPVRVLMQRMQAAAYEWHNYGRTTIGNRSDIERVPVVRLRRFYRKFYRPDNIMVVVAGKFDPDTAIEMLQKTFGKLQVPDSPIDDTYTVEPAQDGERTVVLRRVGDVQWAGSAYHVPAGSHQDYAAVAVLQYILGDEPSGRLYKSLVETELASNVYAMVNGLYEPGLFKVLAEVPKDQSIEEARLKLIEVMERSFTESPVTEAELDRAVQNLLKQRELQAADSDRIAVALSDWAAQGDWRLYFLFRDNLEKLTIKQVQQVAQTYFIRDNRTVGLFIPTDEVQRVTVPESPDLATVLDGYKGREAVSQGEQFDPDPLAIQARVQQGELTGGIEYALLPKKTRGESVVLQLRLRFGTGQTLNERRGAVELLGLAMARGTEKLDYQELQDELTRLRAELSMFSQIGQLNVQVQTKREFVPEVIALIGDLVRHPRFDSDELEVIRRQILTSLEQNMNDPGSQAARAVQRALSPDDPSNIRYVQTLEEEIAMYESVTIDEIRELYNEFLGNQAGQLIAVGDFEPEAIVDGFSSFLTDWKSDEPYERIGRSTIVLDSALRPIIETPDKENAVLYGGQQYALSDTSDEYAALVLGNFILGSSGLSSRLGDRVRQQEGLSYGVGTGLTAYAKDELVSLTLYAITNPTNREKIVEVITEVINDLRENGVTEDELQRAKTAYLQKQRVGRTQDRNLAVLLGNNLFYDRTMEHQARYEQQIADASLEQVNQAIRNHIDPEKMIIALAGDFAGAEVTAP